One Mytilus trossulus isolate FHL-02 unplaced genomic scaffold, PNRI_Mtr1.1.1.hap1 h1tg000373l__unscaffolded, whole genome shotgun sequence genomic region harbors:
- the LOC134701932 gene encoding uncharacterized protein LOC134701932 isoform X1, protein MSNEAEKVTGIVWDGRKLFYKGVELDFVNIKVAISDFFMWLNQFSNAVLVAHNGKNFDFRVVSTAVYNCNMYDNFTQIVMGFIDSLALFRSNFSKIEKYNQPFLAHFCKEEYNAHNAVDDVNMLDKILIAANVSKELMLKLCYNSNSHLLQENFIKAKAKNLPSFHPLIASGVMKMKTAENIAGSGLNCAHLKLIYTRKGEDGLIDVLMSKNAFGNPRVSNDKKLMCSVVQKMGNMFSEL, encoded by the coding sequence ATGTCTAATGAAGCCGAAAAGGTGACTGGTATTGTTTGGGATGGACGAAAGCTTTTTTACAAAGGTGTTGAACTAGACTTTGTTAATATAAAGGTTGCcatatctgatttttttatgtggTTAAATCAATTCAGTAATGCTGTACTTGTAGCACATAATGggaaaaattttgattttcggGTTGTGTCAACAGCTGTTTATAACTGTAATATGTATGATAATTTTACTCAGATTGTTATGGGATTTATAGACTCATTGGCCCTTTTTAGATCAAACTTttccaaaatagaaaaatataatcaGCCATTTTTAGCACATTTTTGTAAGGAGGAATATAATGCCCACAATGCTGTGGATGATGTAAATATGCTTGATAAAATACTCATTGCTGCTAATGTTTCTAAAGAACTAATGCTTAAACTTTGTTACAATTCTAATTCTCATTTACTGCAAGAAAACTTCATCAAGGCAAAAGCTAAAAACTTGCCAAGCTTTCATCCCCTGATTGCTAGCGGtgtaatgaaaatgaaaacagcAGAGAATATTGCTGGATCAGGTTTGAACTGTGCtcatttaaaacttatttatacTCGTAAAGGAGAAGATGGACTTATTGATGTTCTTATGTCTAAAAATGCTTTTGGTAATCCAAGAGTTtctaatgataaaaaattaatgTGTTCTGTGGTACAAAAAATGGGCAATATGTTTTCAGAATTGTGA
- the LOC134702015 gene encoding uncharacterized protein LOC134702015, with the protein MASANFCDPCSEANKSLTATKYCSDCEERLCTDCAESHCRFKAFKSHHVIDLSSIGSNILMSAKKHCNVHSEMILDYYCTDHEIVCCRACISNEHRVCQNVLPLELASKDVKKSALFNDVMEDMTHLITTLNALDNNRQSNLQSMEESKSTITKKIRAVKSKFLKQIDDLERELTTTLSSLQRKHEMEINKQKQDISQVLVNVIENKNEMDFLRDHGSKNQLFIFLRQQVTNIHSAEAKIQQIVSDSQEFNITFDEKKDGKLESFGSLSEYVQPCQVQYKPKKFQQAQIKAEPMKNILGFEKDTVLKFNTDVVKRFLSVSVTDDNKLLITNRESSDPKLYVYRDCKDYETEIAFSSGPFCVAVIPGTDRAVITIPSERSIQFINTTTMTKSDKVNMGFTCYGITAGHDRVYVGGSGGTIKTLDTNGTVLKTIEPGFGCVFFMAYTDIYKQLVVRCNEKLFWVKLDGTLVYSKDVSSTAGLTLDRQMNIYFGGFGTNNIQRMSSDGENCEEMLNKDNDIDRPLGMCFNEDFTKLVVINDEGKAVHVYTCK; encoded by the coding sequence ATGGCATCAGCTAATTTCTGTGATCCTTGCTCTGAAGCTAATAAGTCATTAACAGCAACAAAATATTGCTCCGACTGTGAAGAAAGACTTTGTACAGACTGTGCAGAATCACATTGCAGATTCAAAGCTTTTAAATCTCACCATGTTATCGACCTGTCGTCCATTGGATCAAATATTCTTATGTCCGCGAAGAAACACTGCAATGTCCATTCAGAAATGATATTGGATTATTACTGCACAGATCATGAGATCGTATGCTGTAGAGCCTGCATATCTAATGAACACAGGGTTTGTCAGAACGTACTCCCATTGGAACTTGCCTCGAAGGATGTAAAAAAGTCTGCACTGTTTAACGATGTTATGGAAGACATGACGCATCTTATTACAACATTAAATGCTTTAGACAATAACAGACAGTCAAACTTACAATCAATGGAGGAATCCAAATCAACAATAACTAAGAAGATCCGAGCAGTGAAAtccaaatttttgaaacaaattgaCGATTTGGAGCGTGAATTAACGACCACTTTGTCATCTCTCCAACGAAAACATGAAATGgaaatcaacaaacaaaagCAAGACATATCGCAAGTCTTGGTCAatgttatagaaaataaaaacgaGATGGATTTTTTGAGAGATCATGGATCTAAGAATCAGCTCTTTATATTCCTTCGCCAACAAGTAACAAATATTCATAGCGCCGAGGCCAAGATTCAGCAGATAGTATCCGATTCACAAGAATTCAATATAACCTTTGACGAAAAGAAAGATGGTAAGCTTGAGTCTTTCGGGTCACTGTCAGAGTATGTCCAACCATGTCAAGTTCAATACAAACCAAAGAAATTTCAACAAGCCCAGATAAAGGCAGAACCAATGAAAAATATTCTAGGGTTTGAGAAGGATAcagtattaaaatttaatactgaTGTGGTAAAAAGATTTTTGAGTGTATCAGTTACAGATGATAATAAGCTGCTCATTACTAATAGAGAATCATCCGATCCCAAACTGTATGTTTACAGAGACTGTAAAGATTATGAGACAGAGATAGCTTTTTCCTCCGGACCTTTTTGTGTTGCTGTGATACCTGGTACGGACAGAGCTGTTATTACCATACCTAGCGAGCGGtctatacaatttataaatacgACAACGATGACAAAGTCCGACAAAGTCAACATGGGATTTACATGTTATGGTATCACTGCTGGACATGACAGGGTTTACGTTGGTGGTTCAGGTGGTACTATCAAAACATTAGACACTAATGGAACAGTTCTTAAAACGATTGAACCAGGATTTGGTTGCGTTTTCTTTATGGCATACACCGATATCTATAAGCAATTAGTTGTAAGATGTAATGAAAAACTTTTTTGGGTAAAATTAGATGGAACACTAGTTTACAGTAAGGACGTTTCAAGTACAGCAGGTTTAACACTTGATCGACagatgaacatttattttggtgGTTTTGGGACCAACAACATACAAAGAATGTCATCAGATGGAGAAAATTGTGAAGAAATGCTGAACAAAGACAATGACATTGACCGTCCATTGGGAATGTGTTTTAACGAAGACTTCACAAAACTGGTGGTTATTAATGACGAAGGCAAGGCCGTACATGTATACACGTGcaagtaa
- the LOC134701969 gene encoding uncharacterized protein LOC134701969 translates to MASASFCDPCSEANKSLTATKYCSDCEERLCTDCAESHCRFKAFKSHHVIDLSSIGSNILMSAKKNCNVHSEMILDYYCTDHEIVCCRACISNEHRLCQNVLPLELASNDVRKSALFNDVMEDMTHIITKLNALDNNRQSNLQSMEESKSAITKQIRAVKSKILKQIDDLERELITTLSSLQRKHEIEINKQKQEISQVLVNVIENKNEMDFLSDHGSKNQLFIFLRKEVTNIHSAEAKIQQIVSDSQEFDLTFDEKKDVKLESLGSLLEYVQPCQVQYKPKKCQQAQINAEPLKCILGFEKETVLLQLLTDGVKRLFSVSVTDNNKLLITTAASSDTKIYVYRDCKDYETEIRFSSTPFCVAVIPGTDRAVITIPSERSIQFINTTTMTKSDKVNMGFTCYGITAGRDRIYVGGQGGTIKTLDTNGTILTTIRQGSDEIYFMVYNDLQDHLIVRCVGKLLCIKVDGTLVYSKEVSGIAGVTLDRQRNVYVGGYETNNIQKMSSDGRICEEMLNKDNGIERPYGMCFNNDFTKLFVINNGCKSVHVFKCK, encoded by the coding sequence ATGGCATCAGCTAGTTTCTGTGATCCTTGCTCTGAAGCTAATAAGTCTTTAACAGCAACAAAATATTGCTCTGACTGTGAAGAAAGACTTTGTACAGACTGTGCAGAATCACATTGCAGATTCAAAGCTTTCAAATCTCACCATGTTATCGACCTGTCGTCCATTGGATCCAATATCCTTATGTCCGCGAAGAAAAACTGCAATGTCCATTCAGAAATGATATTGGATTATTACTGCACAGACCATGAGATCGTATGCTGTAGAGCCTGCATATCTAATGAACACAGGCTTTGTCAGAACGTACTCCCATTGGAACTTGCCTCGAATGATGTTAGAAAGTCTGCACTGTTTAACGATGTAATGGAAGACATGACGcatattattacaaaattgAACGCTTTAGACAATAACAGACAGTCAAACTTACAATCCATGGAGGAATCTAAATCAGCAATTACTAAGCAGATCCGAGCAGTgaaatccaaaattttgaaacaaattgaCGATTTGGAGCGTGAATTAATAACCACTTTGTCATCTCTTCAACGAAAACATGAAATCgaaatcaacaaacaaaagcaagaaatatcgCAAGTTTTGGTCAAtgtcatagaaaataaaaacgaGATGGATTTTTTGAGTGATCATGGATCTAAGAATCAGCTTTTTATTTTCCTTCGCAAAGAAGTAACAAATATTCATAGCGCTGAGGCCAAGATTCAGCAGATAGTATCCGATTCACAAGAATTCGATTTAACCTTTGACGAAAAGAAAGATGTTAAGCTTGAGTCTCTCGGGTCACTGTTAGAGTATGTTCAACCATGTCAAGTTCAATACAAACCAAAGAAATGTCAACAGgcacaaataaatgcagaaccATTGAAATGCATTCTAGGTTTTGAGAAGGAAACAGTATTATTACAACTTTTAACTGATGGGGTAAAACGTCTTTTTAGTGTATCAGTGACAGATAATAATAAGCTGCTCATTACTACTGCAGCATCATCCGATACCAAAATCTATGTTTACAGAGACTGCAAAGATTATGAGACAGAGATAAGATTTTCCTCCACACCTTTTTGTGTTGCTGTGATACCTGGTACGGACAGAGCTGTTATTACCATACCTAGCGAGCGGtctatacaatttataaatacgACAACGATGACAAAGTCCGACAAAGTCAACATGGGATTTACATGTTATGGTATCACTGCTGGACGTGACAGAATTTACGTTGGTGGTCAAGGTGGTACTATCAAAACATTAGACACAAATGGGACAATTCTAACAACGATTCGACAAGGATCTGATGAAATTTACTTCATGGTATACAATGATTTACAAGATCATTTGATTGTTAGATGTGTTGGTAAACTCCTTTGTATCAAAGTAGATGGAACACTAGTTTACAGTAAAGAAGTTTCTGGAATAGCAGGAGTAACACTTGATCGACAGAGGAACGTTTATGTGGGCGGTTATGAGACcaataacatacaaaaaatgTCATCAGATGGAAGGATTTGTGAAGAAATGCTAAACAAAGACAATGGCATTGAACGTCCGTATGGAATGTGTTTTAACAATGACTTCACCAAACTGTTTGTTATTAATAACGGTTGCAAATCCGTACATGTATTCAAATGCAAGTga
- the LOC134701932 gene encoding uncharacterized protein LOC134701932 isoform X2: MTVCADHGWQKRGFDSLTGHTFLMSKREYGNKVIKTIVKHRTCGTCKWWKRNRPGRKPRPHRCVWNHRGSARLMESQVGMQAVKELLEQGTPVKTIEGDGDNTLIARLKSELNLTVTKKFDKNHTIKNIVARLYDLQKNNKNLKISSLVIRHLTKSIKYVFAKNQGQPDDTKNNLEALIPHQFGDHSLCQPRFCGYKRKPSVKYLHRSLP; the protein is encoded by the exons ATGACTGTTTGTGCTGACCATGGATGGCAGAAAAGGGGATTTGATAGTTTAACTG GTCATACATTTTTGATGAGCAAGCGTGAGTATGGTAATAAAGTTATCAAAACAATTGTTAAGCATCGTACGTGTGGAACATGCAAATGGTGGAAGAGAAATAGGCCAGGTAGAAAACCAAGACCACACAGATGTGTGTGGAATCACCGAGGGTCAGCTAGATTGATGGAAAGCCAAGTAGGAATGCAGGCTGTCAAAGAGTTACTTGAACAAGGAACCCCTGTAAAGACTATCGAGGGAGATGGGGATAACACATTGATAGCAAGGCTAAAATCTGAACTTAATTTAACAGTTActaaaaaatttgacaaaaatcataCCATCAAAAACATTGTTGCCAGATTATAtgatctacaaaaaaataacaagaatttgaaaattagCAGCTTAGTCATaagacatttgacaaaatccatCAAATATGTTTTTGCCAAAAATCAAGGTCAACCAGATGACACGAAAAATAACCTGGAAGCATTAATTCCACACCAATTTGGGGATCATAGCCTCTGTCAACCCAGGTTCTGTGGCTACAAAAGGAAACCTAGTGTGAAATACCTTCATAGAAGCTTACCATAA